One window of the Niallia circulans genome contains the following:
- a CDS encoding paeninodin family lasso peptide, whose amino-acid sequence MNKLEWKEPNLEVLDVKETMAGPFNNNKLDATYETGTPFPDLGWS is encoded by the coding sequence ATGAATAAGCTTGAATGGAAAGAGCCGAACTTAGAAGTTTTAGATGTTAAAGAAACGATGGCAGGACCATTTAATAACAATAAGTTAGATGCAACGTATGAAACGGGAACGCCATTCCCTGATCTTGGCTGGAGCTAA
- a CDS encoding asparagine synthase-related protein — protein sequence MSGIAGILYENQANIATEYAGKIMNGFQGFPSDDIQVYSRMNIFLGCHARWITPESMGERNPYYDKTSGVVITSDSIIDNRMELFQSLQVDCSLQQTISDTQLILLAYLKWGEETPKYLIGDFAFFLWDERQQKLFGARDFSGSRTLYYVYKDRQFYFSTIIESLLKLPNVKQRLNEEWLAEYLAIAGVVDTVDSSITPFVGIEQVPPSHSITIEKGRKKVKRYSQISSEVKPIHLPSDNDYVEAFQEIYQSAVQARLRTHKKVGSQLSGGLDSGSVVSLAAKHLPEDAGLHTFSYIPPKDFIPFGPKNLVANESSFVHKTVNYIGRLQDHYLDFEGKDSYKQIDEFLEIMEMPYKFFENSFWIKGIFEEAQKRDIGILLNGNRGNLSISWGGVQDYFPLLLKQCRLLKLYKEVEAYSKNIARPRKRVAAMVLRETFPFLNQQRKKYTTGGPPPLINPEFAAKTRIYTKLAEAGMDATGWFSELNAFEQRRRHFDDLFHWNASNTFMTKLSLKYGLISRDPTNDIRVIRFCLSIPEDQYVQKGMDRALIRRSTEGYLPDEIRLNQQIRGAQGTDWLYRVIPHWKSLLQEAREVSKDPVILSYINYNCLKRGLDKLGKGAISEYAVDPDVRALFRSIIVYRFLKKLKLAG from the coding sequence ATGAGTGGTATAGCTGGAATCTTATATGAAAATCAAGCGAACATAGCAACGGAGTATGCTGGGAAAATAATGAATGGGTTTCAAGGATTCCCTTCCGATGATATTCAAGTATATAGCAGGATGAATATTTTCCTTGGCTGTCATGCACGGTGGATTACACCAGAATCAATGGGAGAGAGAAATCCCTATTACGATAAAACGAGCGGGGTGGTAATTACCTCTGATTCTATTATCGATAACCGAATGGAATTGTTTCAATCCCTGCAGGTTGATTGTTCCTTGCAGCAAACTATTTCTGATACGCAGTTAATCCTTCTTGCTTATCTTAAATGGGGGGAAGAAACCCCGAAATATCTGATTGGAGATTTTGCCTTTTTTCTTTGGGATGAAAGGCAGCAAAAGTTATTTGGTGCAAGAGACTTTTCGGGAAGCAGAACTTTATATTATGTGTATAAGGATAGGCAGTTTTACTTTTCAACAATAATAGAATCGTTATTGAAATTACCAAATGTTAAGCAACGGTTAAATGAGGAATGGCTAGCTGAATATTTAGCTATTGCTGGGGTAGTAGATACGGTTGATTCTTCCATTACGCCTTTTGTCGGGATTGAGCAAGTGCCGCCATCACATAGCATCACAATTGAAAAAGGAAGGAAAAAAGTAAAGAGATATAGTCAGATAAGCTCGGAAGTAAAACCAATACATTTACCTAGTGATAATGACTATGTAGAAGCATTTCAGGAGATTTATCAATCAGCTGTTCAAGCAAGGCTTAGAACCCATAAAAAGGTGGGGTCTCAGTTAAGTGGTGGATTGGATTCAGGATCGGTTGTCAGCTTAGCAGCCAAACATCTTCCAGAAGATGCTGGCTTACATACTTTTAGCTATATACCACCTAAAGATTTTATTCCATTTGGTCCGAAGAATTTAGTAGCCAATGAATCATCCTTTGTACATAAAACAGTGAATTATATTGGCCGTTTGCAGGATCATTATCTGGATTTCGAAGGGAAGGATTCCTACAAACAGATAGACGAATTTTTAGAAATAATGGAAATGCCCTATAAGTTTTTTGAAAATTCATTTTGGATTAAGGGGATTTTTGAAGAGGCGCAAAAACGGGACATTGGTATTCTTCTGAATGGAAATCGCGGAAACCTGTCTATATCGTGGGGAGGGGTGCAGGATTATTTTCCTCTTCTGCTAAAACAATGTAGATTGCTTAAGCTCTATAAAGAAGTGGAAGCATATAGCAAAAACATTGCAAGACCGCGGAAAAGGGTTGCTGCGATGGTGCTTAGAGAAACTTTTCCTTTTTTAAATCAGCAAAGGAAGAAATATACAACGGGAGGGCCGCCGCCGCTGATTAATCCAGAGTTTGCAGCGAAAACAAGAATATATACGAAATTAGCAGAAGCAGGAATGGATGCAACAGGATGGTTTTCTGAATTAAACGCATTTGAGCAAAGGAGAAGACATTTTGATGACTTATTTCACTGGAATGCTTCCAATACATTCATGACCAAACTTTCGCTGAAATATGGATTAATCAGTCGAGACCCGACAAATGATATACGAGTTATTCGTTTTTGTTTGTCTATTCCAGAAGATCAGTATGTACAGAAGGGAATGGATCGTGCCCTGATAAGAAGAAGTACGGAGGGGTATTTGCCTGATGAAATACGACTGAATCAGCAAATAAGAGGGGCTCAAGGGACGGATTGGCTTTATCGAGTGATTCCCCATTGGAAGAGTCTATTGCAGGAGGCTAGGGAGGTTTCAAAAGATCCAGTGATTCTTTCTTATATCAATTATAATTGCTTGAAAAGGGGACTGGATAAGTTAGGAAAAGGAGCAATTTCTGAATACGCAGTGGATCCTGATGTCCGAGCATTGTTCAGAAGCATTATCGTGTATCGGTTTCTAAAGAAGCTAAAATTGGCAGGATGA
- a CDS encoding sugar phosphate nucleotidyltransferase — protein MKLVLLSGGSGKRLWPLSNDARSKQFLKVLTDEEGNKESMVQRVWGQLEKNDLAKDSLIATSKSQVEMIQIQVGTQVPIVVEPTRRDTFPAIALAAVYLYSVKGCSPHEVIAILPVDPFVENHFFSKVKELEKTLIESTAELALIGVQPTYPSEKYGYMVPYDEEKRNYIRVSAFKEKPRREEAERLIESGGLWNSGVFAFRIEYLLNILLERGYPIQYEQLVSQYHLLPHNSFDYEVAEKAEQVIALSYTGYWKDLGTWNTLTEEMQNPISGKGFVSKGITNSHIVNELDIPITLIGLDDVVVAASPDGILVTNKEDSLKVKEILKDLIERPMFEERRWGWYKVLEHTKYLEGNEVLTKRICVETGKNLSYQVHYKRSEVWTVVKGEGVLVLDDQLQHIRSGDVIHIPLGTKHALRATSTMEIIEVQTGSELVEEDIYRFSLEWKQIMNEITFKNLAINL, from the coding sequence TTGAAACTTGTTTTATTGTCTGGCGGCTCTGGCAAACGTCTATGGCCGTTGTCCAATGATGCCCGTTCAAAGCAGTTTCTGAAAGTGTTAACCGATGAAGAGGGCAATAAGGAATCGATGGTTCAAAGAGTATGGGGACAGCTAGAAAAAAATGATCTTGCTAAGGATTCGCTGATTGCAACAAGTAAATCACAAGTGGAAATGATTCAAATACAAGTGGGAACACAAGTGCCGATTGTGGTGGAACCAACAAGAAGGGATACATTTCCAGCAATTGCTCTAGCTGCTGTCTATTTATATTCTGTTAAAGGCTGCAGTCCTCATGAAGTGATAGCGATACTTCCTGTTGACCCTTTTGTAGAGAATCACTTTTTTTCAAAGGTAAAAGAGCTTGAGAAAACGCTGATAGAAAGTACTGCAGAGCTTGCTTTAATAGGAGTGCAGCCAACCTATCCTTCTGAAAAATATGGATATATGGTTCCTTATGATGAAGAAAAGAGGAACTATATCCGAGTATCCGCCTTCAAGGAAAAGCCGAGACGAGAAGAGGCAGAAAGACTAATAGAAAGTGGCGGATTATGGAACAGTGGGGTGTTTGCTTTCCGAATCGAATATCTGCTTAATATCTTGTTGGAAAGAGGCTACCCTATTCAATATGAACAACTAGTAAGTCAATATCACCTATTACCCCATAATAGCTTTGACTACGAGGTGGCAGAGAAGGCAGAGCAAGTAATTGCTTTATCTTATACGGGCTATTGGAAAGACCTTGGAACCTGGAATACGTTAACAGAGGAAATGCAAAATCCGATTAGTGGAAAGGGCTTTGTTAGTAAAGGGATCACCAATTCTCATATTGTAAATGAGTTGGATATTCCTATTACATTAATTGGTTTAGATGATGTGGTGGTGGCGGCAAGTCCAGATGGTATTTTAGTAACAAATAAAGAGGATAGTCTGAAAGTGAAGGAAATATTAAAAGACCTAATAGAAAGACCTATGTTTGAAGAGAGAAGGTGGGGCTGGTATAAGGTGCTAGAACACACGAAATATCTCGAAGGAAATGAAGTTTTAACAAAAAGAATATGTGTAGAAACCGGGAAGAACCTGAGCTATCAAGTTCATTACAAACGAAGTGAGGTATGGACAGTTGTTAAAGGAGAGGGTGTCCTGGTATTAGATGATCAACTACAGCATATTCGGTCAGGGGATGTTATTCATATACCTCTAGGAACAAAGCATGCTTTAAGAGCAACAAGTACAATGGAAATTATTGAAGTACAGACTGGCAGTGAGCTAGTTGAAGAGGATATTTATCGATTCTCTCTAGAATGGAAACAAATAATGAATGAAATAACCTTTAAAAATCTCGCGATAAATTTATAA
- a CDS encoding ABC transporter ATP-binding protein: protein MRNLIVFFKKLQAVTGTKMYLNIFLSILISALEGISIYLLIPMLSVIGLLNMQINDLFPITLIVAAMEKLPFQLNLTSVLLIYLILIVGQALLQRSQTILNTDIQQNFIKQLRLETYESLIKVKWEYMLRKRKSDFNYILTTEISRVGVGTHSIIQLISIVFFTIVQIMLAFLLSPSLTSIVLISGGLLSVFMRKFVRNSKTIGKETTELMNDYFGGITEQFSGMKDMKSNMLEPSFFDWFQSKSHLIHHNVMNLVRLNAKSVFIYRLMAGFLIVLFVSISFSFLKLPPEKLMVIILIFSRLWPRFSSLQSNVEQIVSMFPALDHVLRVQAESNKSQEWSTFRTREWEPFILEQAIECDHVYFRYQASQEGWTLTNVNIHFPLKKTTAIVGPSGAGKTTLVDLVMGLLQPEKGRLLVNGKSLTEEELLLYRNSISYVAQEPFLFHSSIRDNLLMVAPKATELELWQALSFAAAEHFVKQMPEGLDTVIGDRGIRLSGGERQRLVLARAILRKPAILILDEATSALDSENEQKIQQAIDRLKGKMTIIVIAHRLSTIRNADKVLVLESGKVIQEGEYKQLTQTKGALRKMLVSQELAGNQTLA, encoded by the coding sequence ATGAGAAATCTTATTGTTTTTTTTAAGAAACTGCAGGCAGTTACTGGAACGAAGATGTATCTTAATATTTTTCTTAGCATTCTAATAAGTGCCCTTGAAGGAATTAGCATTTATCTTTTAATACCAATGCTTTCTGTTATTGGATTGTTGAATATGCAGATAAACGATCTGTTTCCTATTACTTTAATAGTAGCAGCAATGGAAAAGCTGCCTTTTCAACTAAATTTGACTTCTGTCTTATTGATTTATCTTATATTGATAGTTGGCCAGGCTTTGCTGCAACGGAGTCAAACGATTTTAAATACAGATATCCAGCAGAACTTTATTAAACAGTTGCGACTAGAGACATATGAATCACTTATCAAAGTGAAGTGGGAATACATGCTGAGAAAAAGAAAGTCGGATTTTAACTATATTCTCACAACAGAAATATCACGAGTCGGCGTGGGAACACATAGTATTATCCAATTAATCAGCATTGTATTTTTTACTATTGTTCAAATAATGCTGGCTTTTCTCTTATCACCATCCTTAACAAGCATTGTCTTAATTAGTGGTGGGCTACTTAGTGTTTTTATGAGGAAATTCGTGAGGAATTCTAAAACAATCGGCAAAGAAACAACAGAGTTAATGAACGATTACTTTGGAGGAATTACAGAACAGTTTAGTGGAATGAAAGATATGAAAAGCAATATGCTTGAGCCATCTTTCTTTGATTGGTTTCAGTCTAAGTCTCATTTAATACACCATAATGTGATGAATTTGGTTCGCTTAAATGCTAAGTCTGTATTCATTTATCGACTGATGGCTGGTTTCTTGATTGTTCTTTTTGTTTCTATTTCTTTTTCCTTTCTTAAACTGCCGCCAGAGAAGCTTATGGTAATTATTTTGATTTTTTCAAGATTATGGCCGCGATTTTCCTCCTTGCAAAGCAATGTAGAACAAATTGTTTCCATGTTTCCGGCATTAGATCATGTTCTGCGTGTTCAAGCGGAAAGTAACAAAAGCCAAGAATGGAGTACCTTTCGCACAAGGGAATGGGAGCCGTTTATTCTCGAACAAGCAATAGAATGTGACCATGTCTATTTCCGCTATCAAGCATCTCAGGAAGGCTGGACACTAACAAACGTAAATATTCATTTTCCGCTTAAGAAAACAACCGCAATAGTTGGGCCGTCAGGAGCGGGAAAGACGACATTAGTCGATTTAGTAATGGGCTTGCTGCAGCCTGAAAAAGGCAGATTGCTTGTAAACGGAAAATCGTTAACAGAGGAGGAGTTACTGTTATATCGGAATTCCATTAGTTATGTTGCTCAGGAGCCTTTTTTATTTCATAGCAGCATTCGAGATAATTTATTAATGGTTGCCCCAAAGGCGACAGAACTGGAATTATGGCAAGCTTTGTCATTTGCTGCTGCGGAGCACTTTGTTAAACAGATGCCGGAAGGATTGGATACGGTTATTGGAGATAGAGGAATAAGGCTTTCAGGCGGAGAGCGCCAGCGTCTTGTTTTGGCGAGGGCCATCTTGAGAAAACCAGCTATTCTCATACTAGATGAAGCAACAAGTGCATTAGATAGTGAAAATGAACAGAAGATTCAGCAGGCTATTGATCGATTAAAAGGGAAAATGACGATAATCGTAATTGCTCATCGTTTATCAACGATTCGAAATGCAGATAAGGTATTAGTCTTGGAATCTGGAAAGGTAATACAAGAAGGAGAATATAAGCAATTGACGCAAACAAAGGGAGCGTTAAGAAAAATGCTTGTTTCCCAAGAATTAGCTGGAAATCAAACGTTGGCTTAA
- a CDS encoding nucleotidyltransferase domain-containing protein, which produces MKGSEEIDLHSCANELQLLLRLLNEEEDSVKLIEEFHKKVDWKDFLQLVYFHKVYPSIYLRLSGTDSPYLPNNVVKLVEGLYKDNTIKMLQLIKELDNISTALTKNEIRMLTLKGPILSYYLYGDLSSRTSNDLDILISFQDLKSTIEILRAKGYEMEYEPPRKLKDWQKRNHHLEFLHKEKNCKVEVHWRLHPGPSKEPSFEDLWNNRKTVSIGTTTFYTLEEETLFYYLVTHGARHGWFRIRWLEDIVQLLRREEDINSFPMVFMENQACHLYQQALYLVENLQLSPKRYQRKIKKQSKGLAQKAFLFMRERINFFHPPDKTWDKEGKKYLFMMKPFKQKAAYIIRKFYANSWDAEVLPLPKSLHFLYLPLRPILWLWRVILKQKVSLRRL; this is translated from the coding sequence ATGAAGGGATCAGAAGAAATTGATCTGCATAGCTGTGCTAATGAACTGCAGTTGTTATTAAGGCTATTGAATGAGGAAGAAGACTCCGTAAAACTGATAGAAGAATTTCATAAAAAGGTAGATTGGAAGGATTTTCTTCAGTTAGTTTATTTTCATAAAGTGTATCCATCCATCTATTTAAGATTGTCTGGTACAGACTCTCCCTATTTGCCTAACAACGTAGTCAAACTAGTAGAGGGTTTATATAAAGACAATACAATCAAAATGCTCCAATTGATCAAAGAACTAGATAATATTTCAACTGCATTAACGAAGAATGAGATCCGCATGCTGACTTTAAAAGGACCAATTCTTTCCTATTATTTGTACGGAGACTTATCTTCTAGAACTTCCAACGATCTTGACATTCTGATTTCCTTTCAAGATTTAAAGTCGACGATAGAAATACTTCGAGCAAAAGGATATGAAATGGAGTATGAACCACCACGAAAATTAAAAGACTGGCAAAAAAGAAACCATCATCTTGAATTCCTTCATAAAGAGAAAAATTGCAAAGTGGAGGTGCATTGGAGACTTCATCCTGGTCCTAGTAAAGAGCCGAGCTTTGAAGACTTATGGAATAATCGAAAAACGGTGTCTATAGGGACAACAACATTCTACACATTAGAAGAGGAAACATTATTCTACTATCTTGTAACACATGGAGCGCGTCATGGCTGGTTTCGAATTCGGTGGCTAGAAGATATTGTGCAACTGTTGAGGAGAGAAGAAGATATTAATAGTTTTCCAATGGTCTTTATGGAAAATCAAGCCTGCCACCTCTATCAACAAGCGCTCTATTTAGTAGAAAACCTACAATTAAGCCCAAAAAGGTATCAGAGAAAGATAAAGAAGCAATCGAAGGGACTTGCACAAAAGGCTTTTCTATTCATGAGAGAAAGAATCAACTTTTTTCATCCTCCAGACAAGACATGGGATAAGGAAGGAAAAAAGTATCTATTTATGATGAAACCATTTAAGCAGAAGGCAGCTTACATTATTCGGAAATTCTATGCCAATTCATGGGATGCAGAAGTGCTTCCTTTACCAAAATCATTGCACTTTCTTTATCTTCCATTAAGACCGATTTTATGGCTGTGGCGAGTAATTTTAAAGCAAAAAGTTTCACTTAGGAGACTTTAG
- a CDS encoding lasso peptide biosynthesis B2 protein, with product MFRVIRKVKKFIEMDFKLKCLMMEAFIFLARGRFLKLLPFAKVAPSLGEESMETEVQVNGNEKMIKDVSLAIETMSKYTFWESACLVQAIAATRMLNRRKIPTTLYLGIARDQAGKMEAHAWVRSGSHYVTGARGKQRFTVVNTFAGGMSKRGEKNEGIRRN from the coding sequence ATGTTTAGAGTGATACGGAAAGTCAAGAAATTTATAGAAATGGATTTTAAACTAAAATGCCTAATGATGGAGGCATTTATTTTTTTGGCAAGAGGTAGGTTTTTGAAACTATTGCCATTCGCGAAAGTTGCTCCTAGTCTGGGCGAAGAATCGATGGAAACGGAAGTTCAGGTAAATGGCAATGAAAAGATGATAAAAGATGTATCTTTGGCGATTGAGACGATGAGCAAATATACATTTTGGGAAAGTGCTTGCCTTGTCCAAGCAATTGCAGCAACGAGAATGTTAAATAGAAGAAAGATTCCAACCACTTTATATCTAGGTATTGCTAGGGACCAAGCAGGCAAAATGGAGGCACATGCATGGGTTAGAAGTGGTTCTCATTATGTGACAGGTGCACGCGGTAAACAACGGTTCACCGTTGTGAATACATTTGCCGGTGGTATGAGTAAAAGAGGTGAAAAGAATGAAGGGATCAGAAGAAATTGA
- a CDS encoding PqqD family peptide modification chaperone, with protein sequence MLLNEELVRDCFYQVNKENTCKELNSQMYIWNEQNNTYYKIGEIGTVIWEYCKYPISEQQIVAMLMEDYEVSKEECEQQVEYFLAELLADNLLIKVDLKACLE encoded by the coding sequence ATGTTATTAAATGAGGAGTTAGTGAGAGATTGTTTTTATCAAGTTAATAAAGAAAATACATGTAAAGAATTAAATAGCCAAATGTATATATGGAATGAGCAAAATAATACGTATTACAAGATTGGAGAAATAGGGACTGTGATATGGGAATATTGCAAGTATCCGATAAGTGAGCAGCAAATCGTAGCAATGTTAATGGAGGACTATGAAGTTTCAAAAGAAGAATGTGAGCAGCAAGTAGAATATTTTTTAGCAGAATTATTAGCAGATAATTTACTAATAAAGGTAGATTTAAAAGCATGTTTAGAGTGA
- a CDS encoding glycosyltransferase family 4 protein — translation MKTAIIHDWLVVYNGAEKVLEEILKIYPDADLYSTVDYLDEKDRHFIQHKKVNTTFIQKLPFSKRKYRSYLPLMPLAIEQLDLSKYDLIISSSYAVAKGVITGPDQLHISYVHSPIRYAWDLQHQYLKEAGMDKGIKGYLTRFLLHQIRNWDYRTANGVDFFMSNSDFIGRRIWKVYKRESQTVYPPVDISKFSFYPDKEDFYLTASRMVPYKKIDTIVEAFSLMPDKKLIVIGDGPDFKKIKAKAGSNVHLMGYQSFQVLKDHMQRAKGFIFAAEEDFGITPLEAQACGTPVIAYGKGGSLETVKGYNESLHPTGYFFYDQTPEAIRRAVEQFERLPFNPVHCREHALNFSPERFRTEFKQFIEEKIAHKQQIWEKATKINVVKSYIISDVHWTKKQSIS, via the coding sequence ATGAAAACAGCAATTATCCATGATTGGCTGGTAGTTTATAATGGGGCAGAAAAAGTACTAGAGGAGATACTCAAGATTTATCCAGATGCAGACCTTTACAGTACAGTCGATTACTTAGATGAGAAAGATCGGCATTTTATTCAACATAAGAAAGTGAACACGACTTTTATTCAAAAGCTTCCTTTTTCGAAAAGGAAGTACCGTTCGTATCTTCCCTTAATGCCATTAGCCATTGAACAATTAGATTTATCTAAATATGATCTCATTATCTCTAGCTCCTATGCTGTAGCAAAAGGGGTCATAACTGGACCAGATCAGCTGCATATTTCTTATGTTCATTCTCCTATTCGCTATGCTTGGGATCTTCAGCACCAATATTTAAAAGAAGCAGGGATGGATAAAGGAATAAAAGGATATTTAACTAGATTTCTACTGCACCAAATTCGTAATTGGGATTATCGAACAGCAAATGGTGTAGATTTTTTTATGTCTAATTCTGATTTTATCGGAAGAAGAATCTGGAAGGTTTATAAAAGAGAATCCCAAACAGTATATCCGCCCGTGGATATCTCTAAATTTAGCTTTTATCCAGACAAAGAGGATTTCTACCTTACTGCTTCCAGGATGGTTCCTTACAAGAAAATAGATACAATAGTTGAAGCATTTTCTCTGATGCCAGATAAGAAATTAATCGTAATTGGCGACGGTCCGGATTTTAAAAAAATTAAGGCGAAAGCAGGTTCAAATGTTCACTTGATGGGCTATCAATCCTTTCAAGTGTTAAAAGACCATATGCAGCGAGCAAAAGGTTTTATCTTTGCAGCGGAAGAAGACTTTGGCATAACCCCTCTAGAAGCACAGGCTTGTGGTACGCCAGTCATTGCTTATGGAAAAGGGGGGTCCTTAGAAACGGTCAAAGGATACAATGAATCGCTTCATCCAACGGGGTATTTCTTCTATGACCAAACTCCAGAAGCGATAAGAAGGGCTGTGGAGCAATTCGAACGATTACCATTCAATCCAGTCCACTGTCGAGAGCATGCTTTGAATTTCTCTCCGGAACGGTTTCGTACAGAATTCAAACAGTTTATAGAGGAAAAAATAGCGCACAAACAGCAAATTTGGGAAAAGGCAACGAAAATCAATGTAGTAAAATCTTATATCATTTCAGACGTTCACTGGACAAAGAAACAATCAATCAGTTAG
- a CDS encoding glycosyltransferase family 4 protein — translation MKTAIIHDWLVVYSGAEKVLEELLKLFPDADLYSTVEHLEAKDRHFIQNKQVKTTFIQKLPFSKKKYRNYLPLMPLAIEQLDLSKYDLIISSSHAVAKGVITGPDQLHISYVYSPIRYAWDLQHQYLRESGLEKGIKSWITRFILHYVRNWDYRTANGVDFFMCVSDFIGRRIWKTYRREAKTVYPPVDVSAFTLRDEKEDFYLTASRMVPYKKIDTIVESFSLLPDKKLVVIGDGPDFKKIKAKAGPNVMLMGYQPFEVLKDFMQRAKGFIFAAEEDFGIAPLEAQACGTPVIAYGKGGSRETVRGYNESTSPTGLFFYEQNVEAIAAAVQKFEHIQIDSINCRNHSLYFSNERFQKEFKAFIDTKINEWRIEKALASEKEATSEHWLHKRKKA, via the coding sequence TTGAAAACAGCCATCATCCACGACTGGTTAGTAGTCTACAGCGGGGCGGAAAAAGTGCTGGAGGAATTACTTAAACTCTTCCCAGATGCAGATCTATACAGTACGGTCGAACATCTAGAAGCCAAAGATCGACATTTTATTCAAAATAAACAGGTGAAAACAACCTTTATACAAAAGCTTCCTTTTTCGAAGAAGAAGTATCGAAATTATCTTCCTCTTATGCCGTTAGCAATCGAGCAATTGGATCTTTCTAAATACGATTTAATCATCTCCAGTTCTCATGCAGTTGCAAAGGGAGTGATAACAGGTCCGGATCAGCTCCATATTTCTTACGTATATTCACCAATACGCTATGCCTGGGATTTGCAGCATCAATATTTAAGGGAATCGGGTCTTGAAAAGGGAATAAAAAGCTGGATAACAAGGTTCATTCTGCACTATGTTCGAAACTGGGATTATCGAACAGCAAATGGTGTGGATTTTTTTATGTGCGTATCTGACTTTATTGGGCGGAGAATTTGGAAGACGTATCGGAGGGAAGCCAAGACAGTATATCCTCCAGTAGATGTATCTGCGTTCACGTTAAGAGATGAGAAAGAAGATTTTTATTTAACTGCCTCACGGATGGTACCGTACAAAAAGATAGATACCATTGTAGAATCTTTTTCTTTATTGCCAGACAAGAAACTAGTTGTCATAGGAGATGGTCCAGACTTTAAGAAAATTAAAGCAAAAGCTGGACCAAATGTTATGTTGATGGGGTACCAGCCTTTTGAAGTATTAAAGGACTTTATGCAGCGTGCGAAAGGCTTTATTTTTGCTGCGGAAGAGGATTTTGGCATTGCTCCATTAGAAGCGCAAGCATGTGGAACACCTGTTATTGCATACGGGAAAGGCGGGTCTCGGGAGACAGTTAGAGGATACAATGAATCTACCAGTCCAACAGGGCTCTTTTTTTATGAACAAAATGTGGAAGCAATTGCGGCAGCTGTCCAAAAGTTTGAGCATATCCAGATAGATTCGATTAATTGCCGAAATCACTCCTTATATTTTTCGAATGAACGTTTTCAAAAAGAATTTAAAGCGTTTATTGATACCAAAATCAATGAATGGAGAATAGAAAAAGCTTTAGCAAGTGAAAAAGAGGCAACTTCTGAACACTGGCTGCATAAGAGAAAGAAGGCATGA
- a CDS encoding polysaccharide pyruvyl transferase family protein, protein MIVKMKERIPLNWKINYKYYKSATKFVIPYGKKDLKIFVTIASDYGNLGDIAITQTQIAYLQTIYPSYNIISVYASETYSAMKEMKKKCSEKDIITIIGGGNMGDLYKSYEEYRRTIIRYFPKNKIISFPQTIDFSETESGRKALLKTQEVYSRHRNLHLLAREPISYEIMKRLFPYNKVYLVPDIVLSRNEAEPILSREHILVCLRNDMEINLEESFKRTLITLLEGEVEPLVYYDTHLGDGEITMSKGKEELEKIFHAFKKSKIVITDRLHGMIFCAITKTPCIVFQNSNHKIEGTYNQWLKGIEYIKLLDPTDMDTIRRAIKEMKEIDLDKSDIYNFKLEFQPLLDALNN, encoded by the coding sequence ATGATTGTTAAAATGAAAGAGAGAATACCTTTGAACTGGAAGATAAATTATAAGTATTATAAATCAGCTACAAAATTTGTGATTCCATATGGAAAAAAAGATTTAAAAATATTTGTCACTATTGCATCTGATTATGGAAATTTAGGAGATATTGCTATTACTCAAACCCAGATTGCTTATTTGCAGACTATATATCCTAGTTATAATATAATCAGTGTTTATGCTAGTGAAACATATAGTGCCATGAAAGAAATGAAAAAAAAGTGCAGCGAAAAAGATATAATTACCATTATAGGTGGGGGAAATATGGGAGATTTATACAAGTCGTACGAAGAGTATAGAAGAACCATCATAAGGTATTTCCCTAAAAATAAAATAATATCATTTCCTCAAACAATCGACTTTTCCGAAACAGAATCAGGAAGAAAAGCACTTCTAAAAACGCAAGAAGTTTATTCGAGACATAGAAACCTACATCTATTAGCTAGAGAACCTATTTCATATGAAATAATGAAACGACTGTTTCCTTATAATAAAGTTTACCTTGTTCCTGATATTGTTTTATCACGAAACGAGGCTGAGCCAATTTTAAGTAGAGAGCATATTCTAGTTTGCTTAAGGAATGACATGGAAATTAACCTAGAAGAGTCTTTTAAAAGAACCCTCATAACTTTATTAGAAGGCGAAGTGGAACCACTAGTGTATTATGATACACATTTAGGCGATGGCGAAATAACGATGAGTAAAGGAAAAGAAGAATTAGAGAAGATATTTCATGCTTTTAAGAAATCCAAAATAGTTATTACCGATCGATTACATGGAATGATTTTTTGTGCAATAACCAAAACTCCGTGTATAGTTTTCCAAAATAGTAATCACAAAATAGAGGGTACTTACAATCAGTGGCTAAAGGGAATAGAATATATAAAATTATTGGATCCAACTGATATGGATACTATTAGAAGAGCGATTAAAGAGATGAAAGAGATAGATTTAGACAAAAGTGATATTTATAACTTCAAATTGGAATTTCAACCTTTGTTAGATGCACTTAACAACTAA